CAGGGTAACCAGCTGCACGCCGAGCTGCGCGGCGCGGGCCGAGGTGATGTAGGGATCGTAGGCCAGGATCTTGGTGTCGAAGCCCTTGAGGCGTGCCGCCACCAGGGCGCCGATGCGGCCCAGGCCGATGATGCCGATCTTCTTTTCGAACAGTTCGATGCCGGTGTACTTGGAGCGCTTCCATTCGCCGTCCTTGAGGGCGGCGCTGGCCTGCGGGATGTGGCGGGCCAAGCTAAGGATGTGGCCCACGGTGAGTTCCGCGGCGGACACGATGTTGGACGTGGGGGCGTTGACCACCATCACGCCGGCCTGGGTGGCGGCCTTGATGTCCACGTTGTCCAGGCCCACGCCGGCGCGGGCGATGACCTTCAGGTTCTTGGCCGCGGCGATCGCTTCGGCGTCCACCTGGGTGGCGGAGCGGACCAGGATGGCATCCACGTCGCTGATCGCCGAGAGCAGCTGGGAACGGTCGGCACCGTCGGTCTGTCGGATTTCAAAGTCCGGGCCAAGGGCCTCGACGGTGGCGGGGGAAAGTTCTTCGGCGAGCAGTACTACGGGTTTTGACACGGCTGATCCTCTGCGTTGCAGTCCTGGGGATGGAAACAAGTCTAGGCCGACAGAAAGGCCGGGCTCACATTGTTAAGTGTGAACCCGGCCTCACCATTGGGGTCTATGCGGTTGCGCTGGCAGCCTTAGCGGGCTGCGGAGCCTTCCACGTAGTCCACGTCCTGCTGCTGCCAGGAGAACAGGGAGCGCAGTTCGCGGCCAACGGCCTCGATGGGGTGCTGCTCAGCCTTGGCGCGCAGTTCCTTGAACTCGACGGCGCCGTTGTCCTGGTCTTCGATGAAGCGCTTGGCGAATGCACCGGACTGGATGTCGGCCAGGACGGCCTTCATGTTTTCCTTCACCTCGGGGGTGATGACGCGCGGGCCGGAGACGTAGTCGCCGTACTCTGCAGTGTCGGAGACGCTCCAGCGCTGCTTGGCGATGCCGCCCTCCCACATGAGGTCAACGATCAGCTTGAGCTCGTGCAGCACCTCGAAGTAGGCGATCTGCGGCTGGTAGCCGGCCTCGGTCAGGGTCTCGAAACCGTACTGGACCAGCTGGGAAACGCCGCCGCACAGCACGGCCTGCTCGCCGAAGAGGTCAGTTTCGGTCTCTTCGGTGAAGGTGGTCTTGATGACGCCGGCGCGGGTGCCGCCGATGGCCTTGGCGTAGGACTTGGCCAGCTCCCAGGCGTTGCCCGATGCGTCCTGTTCGACGGCGATGATGTCAGGGATGCCGCGGCCGGCTTCGAACTCGCGGCGCACGGTGTGGCCCGGAGCCTTCGGGGCAACCAGGATGACGTCAACGCCTTCCGGCGCCTTGATGTAGCCGAAGCGGATGTTGAAGCCGTGAGCGAAGGCCAGGGCCTTGCCGTCGGTCAGCTTGTCCTTGATGGAGTCGTTGTAGATGGCGCGCTGGTGCTGGTCCGGCGCGAGGATCATGATGACGTCGGCCCATTCGGCGGCGTCGGCAACGTTCTTGACCGTGAAGCCGGCGTCCTCGGCCTTGGCGGTGGACTTGGAGCCGTCCTTCAGTGCGATGACGACCTCGACGCCGGAATCGCGCAGGTTCAGCGCGTGGGCGTGGCCCTGGGAACCGTAGCCAACGATGGCAACCTTGCGGCCCTGGATAATCGACAGGTCGGCGTCGTCGTCGTAGAACATTTCAGTCACTTGCGTAACTCCTCTTGAGTGGTTGTAGATAGTGGTCTTGCGGTGCTGCGGTTACGGGCGCGTGGTCCCGCCTGGACGCAAATGCCTAGGCGGAGCGGAGCGCCCGGTCACTCATGGAGCGGGATCCCCGTCCAACGGCCAGGGTGCCGGACTGCACAATTTCGCGGATGCCGAAGGGCTCCAGCACTGAGAGCAGGGCTGTGAGCTTTTCGGGGTGGCCGGTGGCTTCAATGACGACGGAGTCGGTGGAGACGTCGACCACTGAGGCGCGGAACAGGTCTGCGGCCTGGGTTACCTGCAGACGTGTTGCGGCATCCGCACGTACCTTGACCAGGATGTGGTCGCGCTGTACGGAAGATTCTGGGGTCAGCTCAACGATCTTGATGACGTTGACCAGTTTGTTGAGCTGCTTGGTGACCTGCTCGATAAGGTCGCCGTCGGCGTCGACCACCACCGTCATGCGGGACACGCCCGGCACTTCGGTGGGGCCCACGGCCAGGGAGTTGATGTTGAAGGCGCGACGGGCGAAGAGGCTGGCCACGCGGGTCAGGACGCCGGGCTTGTCCTCAACCAGGACGGAAAGTGTGTGGCGGCTCATGCTCAGTCTTCCTCTTCCCATTCCGGGGTCATGTTGCGGGCAACCTGGATCTGGTCGTTGCTCACGCCGGCGGGCACCATTGGCCACACCATGGAGTTGGGGCTCACCACGAAGTCGATGACCACGGGGCGGTCGTTGATTTCGAGGGCCTTCTGAATGGTGGCATCGATGTCTTCTTCGCGTTCAACACGGAACGACGCGCAACCGTAGGCCTCCCCCAGCTTGACGAAGTCCGGAATGCGGACCGTGTCATGGCCGGTGTTGAGGTCCGTGTTGGAGTAGCGGCCCTCGTAGAAGAGGGTCTGCCACTGCCGCACCATGCCCAGCGAGGAGTTGTTGATGACAGCTACCTTGATGGGGATCTTGTTGATGGCGCAGGTGGCCAGTTCCTGGTTGGTCATCTGGAAGCAGCCGTCGCCGTCGATGGCCCAGACCACGCGGTCCGGGTTGCCCACCTTGGCGCCCATGGCTGCCGGTACGGCGTATCCCATGGTGCCGGCGCCACCCGAGTTCAGCCAGGCGTGCGGACGCTCGTACTTGATGAACTGGGCGGCCCACATCTGGTGCTGGCCCACGCCTGCCACATACACGCCCTCGGGGCCGGTCAGCTCGCCGATCCGCTTGATGACCTTCTGCGGTGCGATCAGGCCGTCGTCCGGTTCCGTCCAGCCCAGCGGGTAGGTTTCCTTGAGGTTGTTCAGGAAGGCCCACCAGGTGGTGAGGTCAGGGGTCCCGGAAGCATCGAACTGGCTGCGCACGGCCTCGGTCAGTTCCGGGATGATCTCCTTGACCGACCCGACGATAGGCACGTCAGCGGTGCGGTTCTTCGAGATCTCGGCAGGATCGATGTCGGCGTGGATGACCTTGGCGTTGGGCGCGAAGGTCTTCAGCACGCCGGTGACGCGGTCATCGAAGCGGGCACCGAGCGTGATCAGCAGGTCTGACTGCTGCAGGGCCGTGACGGCGGAGACGCTGCCGTGCATGCCGGGCATGCCGACGTGCTGCGGGTGGGAGTCCGGGAACGCGCCCTTGGCCATCAGGGTGGTCACCACCGGCGCGCCGGTGGCTTCGGCGAGGGCGAGCAGCTCGGCTGAGGCATGTGCCTTGACCACGCCGCCGCCCACGTACAGCACAGGCTTGGTGGACGCGGCAATGAGCTTGGCCGCTTCGCGGACCTGCTTGTTGTGCCCGCGGGTCACCGGACGGTAGCCCGGCAGGTCGATTTTCGGCGGCCAGGAGAAGGTCATCTGGCCCACCTGGGCATCCTTGGCAACGTCCACCAGCACGGGGCCGGGGCGGCCGGTCGATGCCAGGTGGAAGGCCTCTGCCATGACGTGCGGGATGTCGTTGGGGTCGGTCACCAGGAAGGAGTGCTTGGTGATGGGCATCGTGATACCCACGATGTCGGCTTCCTGGAACGCGTCGGTGCCGATCACGCCGCTGGATACCTGCCCGGTGATGGCCACCAGGGGCACGGAGTCCATGTGGGCATCCATGATGGCGGTAACGAGGTTGGTGGCGCCGGGGCCCGAGGTGGCGATGCAAACGCCCACCCGCCCGGTGACCATGGCGTAGCCTTGCGCGGCGTGGTAGCTCCTGTTCGTGACGGACCAGCACGTGGTTCATGGTGGAGGCCATCAGGGGGTCGTAGGTGGGCAGGATCGCGCCACCAGGCAAACCGAAAATGTCGTCGACGCCGAGTTCTTCGAGCGAGCGGACGATTGCTTGCGAGCCGGTCATCACCGTCGGGGGTACGACGTTGTTCGGCCCAAGGACAGGAGAGACGGCAGCAAGGTCGGCGACGACGGCGGCATGGTCAGCCGTCCGGTCGGCGCGTTCCGGAGCCTTGGGGGCTCCAGCGGACTTGGTGGCCATCAGCGAGGGGCTGATGGGCGATCCTTTGCTCATCGGACTCTTCCTTGTGGATCTTCTCTGGTTTTGGAACTGGTTTGGAACGGTGGGAATAAAAAAACCCCTCGGCCTGGCGGCTTGGTGAGGGGTTTGCGCGTGACTGTTTGTTACCAGGGGCTAATGTGCCACGCGCTTGGTAAGGACGACGACGATGCCGGTAACGAAAGTCATGCGTTCAGTTTTCCCTCTTGGTGAGATGGGTGTCAACGAGCAACAACCCTATCTCACCATGTGGACGACGCTGTCCACCCTTTGATCCTATCCCGCCGGATCAGCCGGTCCAGGCGCCTTGGCTGGCGCTGTGGACCAGCTTGGCGTACTTGGCGAGCACGCCCTTGGTATACCGGGCCGGGAGCGGCTCCCAGCCCACCTTGCGGGCCTCAAGTTCCGCCCCGTCCACCAGCAGGTCGAAGGTGCGCGCGGCGATGTCCACCCGGATCCGGTCGCCGTCCTTCACGAAGGCGATGGGGCCGCCGTCGACCGCTTCCGGTGCCACGTGGCCGATGCACAGGCCGGTGGTGCCGCCGGAGAAGCGGCCGTCGGTGAGGAGCAGGACATCCTTGCCGAGTCCCGCGCCCTTGATGGCGCCGGTGATGGCGAGCATCTCGCGCATGCCCGGTCCACCCTTGGGACCTTCATAGCGGATGACGACGACGTCGCCGGCCTTGATCTCCCCCTTGTCCAGGGCGTCCAGGGCGCCCTGCTCCCGCTCGAAGACCCGGGCGGTGCCTTCGAAGACGTCGGCGTCGAAGCCGGCACTCTTCACGACGGCGCCTTCCGGGGCCATCGAGCCGTGCAGGATGGTGATGCCGCCGGTCTTGTGGATCGGGTTGTCCAGGGCGCGCAGGATCTTGCCGTCAACGTCCGGCGGATTGATCGCCGCAAGGTTCTCCGCGACGGTCTTGCCCGTGACGGTGAGGCAGTTGCCGTGCAGCAGGCCGGCGTCGAGCAGTGCCTTCATGATGACCGGCACGCCGCCGATCCTGTCGACGTCGGTCATGACGTAGCGGCCGAACGGCTTGAGGTCACCCAGGTGCGGGATCCTGTCGCCGATGCGGTTGAAGTCGTCCAGGGTGAGTTCCACCTCTGCCTCGCGGGCAATCGCCAGCAGGTGCAGGACGGCGTTGGTGGAGCCGCCGAAGGCCATGGTGACGGCGATGGCGTTCTCGAACGCCTCCCTGGTCATGATGTCGCGGGCCGTGATGCCCAGGCGCAGCAGGTTGACCACCGCTTCGCCGGACTTGCGCGCGAACTCATCACGACGGCGGTCCGCCGAGGGCGGTGCGGCGGATCCGGGGAGTGACATGCCCAGGGCCTCACCGATGCAGGCCATGGTGTTGGCCGTGTACATGCCGCCGCAGGCACCTTCACCCGGGCAGATGGCCTTTTCAATGCGGGTGAGGTCCTCCATGCTCATCTTGCCGGCAGCGCAGGCGCCCACCGCTTCGAAAGCGTCAATGAGGGTGACTTCCTTTTCGGAGCCGTCCTCGAGCTTGACCCAGCCGGGCATGATGGACCCCGCGTAGAGGAAGACGCTGGCAAGGTCCAGCCGGGCGGCGGCCATAAGCATGCCCGGCAGGGATTTGTCGCAGCTTACCAGCAGGACGGAGCCATCAATCCGCTCGGCCTGCATGACGGTCTCCACGGAGTCGGCGATAACCTCGCGGGAGACCAATGAGAAGTGCATGCCTTCGTGGCCCATGGAGATGCCGTCGGACACCGAGATGGTGCCGAACTGCATGGGGAAACCGCCGCCCGCGTGGACGCCTTCCTTGGCGCCCTGCGCCAGCCGGTTCAGCGAAAGGTTGCAGGGGGTGATTTCGTTCCAGGAACTTGCCACGCCCACCTGGGGCTTGGCGAAGTCGTCATCGCCCATTCCGACGGCCCGGAACATGCCGCGGGCGGGGGCCGCGTGGATGCCGTCGGTGACGACGCGGCTGCGGGGTTTGATGTCCGGCTTGTTTCCGGTTGTGGTCTGGGCGTCGCTCATGAGGGAAAGTCTAGGGCTCGGATGCTGCCTGAACGACCTCCGGCGGCCGGACCCGGGGAAAATCCCGAAAGTTGCCGGGCCAACCGATGGACGGGGATCTCATAGTGTGAGACGCGGACGACGTGGCATTGCACTTCAGTGCACCGGCCCGTGTTTTCACCAGGCCCTGTCCGGCGTGCCGCGGCATGTCTGGACAGCAGTGGTGACCCGACGTAGCGTCGGGGACAGGACACCCGCCACCTGTAGAGAAGGGCCTGCCATGGACATTATTTTCTGGATCATCCTCATAGTCGTCGTCGCCGTCATTATTTGGTGGCTGGTCAACCGCAACAAGTCCGCCAACGCGCCGGGGGGATCATCGGCCGGCGCGACGACTGATCGGCCCCGTGCCGATGGAGCCCTCGAAGGGGGCAGCGCCGCGGCGTCGGCCGCGGCTGCGGGGACCACCGGCATTCCAACAGCTGCCGGATTCGGAAAAGCCGCAGAACCGGCAGCGCCCGCCACGGCCGAAGAGCGGCCGACTCGTCCGCCATGGCCGCCAAAGCCACCGGACACGACGAACAACGGTCACATGATCTGGAGGCAGACCAAAACGCAGAACAGGCCAAATGGGAAACCCAGTGGTCCGAGGCTCCGGGTCCCGGTCCGGCTCCTCCGTTGCCGGTGGGGCCGCAGCCGCCCAAGAGGTCGCGCCCCACCCCGGGACCAATACGGACGCACAATCCGGACAGGCAGCCCCCGCAGCGTCCCGCCCCGTCCACCACGACGAATACACGGCCCCCCACGCCCCCACGCTTCCCGGCGCCGAAACAGCTGCAGTGGAGGGCGTGGACGACGCCGGCACGGCAGCCGGCGGACGGCCCATTGGCCAGGCGCCCCAGCACGTGGCAGACAGCTACCGGGCAGCAGACCAGCACGAGCCCGCGCCGGTCTCCGGCGGCAGCCTTGGCGACGCCGGCGATGCCGAAACGCTGGAGCGCGCCCAGTCCTCCGCACTGGTGGAAAACGGCGCGGACCACCACCAGCCGGCCGGCCAGGGACAGGACGCCGTTCAGGGATTCGCGCAAGGATCCGCCCCGGAGCATGGCACCACTGCCGCCGAGCCTGCCGGACACCTTGCAGCCGACGAGCCCTACGGCGCAGGCTCGGCTGCGCCGGGCCCTGACGGCAGCGGACCGGCGGACTACACGGTCAAGGGCGATGCCGCCGCAATGGTCTACTACGAAGAAGGACATCCGGACTATGAGCAGACCCGGGCGGAAGTCTGGTTCGAATCTGCCGCGCATGCGGAGGCCGCAGGCTTCCGCGCTCCACGGCGCAGACGGCTCTAGCAGGAGGAAGGCCCGCCGCATTGCGGCGGGCCTTCCTTGCCTGGCCCTGTTCCTGGTGCTGGCAGCCTGCACGGGCACGCCAGGGCCGCCTGCACCAGGCACGAACCCTGCCGGCGCGGACACCCCGCCGGGAGCCGCCGTCGCCAGCCCCGCTTCCCCGGCCACGGAATCCGCCGGCACAGCCCCCGTCCCCGCCGCACCCGCCGTGCAGGACCGGTTGGAGCTGCAGTTGGACACGCCCTGGGCAGCGGTATTCCTCCCCGATGGCACCGCCGTCATTTCCGAGCGCGGGACCGCACTGCTGAAGGCCGTTCGGGACGGCACCGCCACAACCATCGGGAAAGTGCCCGACGTGGTGCCCGCAGGAGAGGGGGGTCTGCTGGGCCTGGCGCTTTCCCCGCATTTTGAGGCTGACCGCTCCCTTTATGCCTACACGACCACCAGGGAGGACAACCGGGTGGTCCGGCTTACCGTCGAGCGCAGCGCTGATGGTTCACTGACGCTGGGCCCGCCGCAGACCGTCTTTGCGGGAATACCCAAAGCCGGCACCCACAACGGAGGCAGGATCCGGTTCGGCCCGGACGGGTTCCTGTATGTGGGCACCGGCGACGCCCAGCGCCGCGAGCAGGCCCAGGACCCCGCCGCCCTGGGTGGGAAGATCCTCCGGCTCACCCCGGACGGCGCCCCCGCGCCCGGCAACCCGTTCGGGAACGCCGTCTACAGCCTTGGCCACCGGAACGTCCAAGGCCTGGCGTGGGACCAAGCAGGCAGGCTGTGGGCCAGCGAGTTCGGACCGGATGTGGACGATGAGCTGAACCTGATCCTCCCCGGCGCCAATTACGGCTGGCCGGAAGTCACCGGCACACCGCACCGTACCGGCTTTGAGGACGCAAAAGTCGTTTGGCCCTCCACCCGCGAGTCCTCCCCCAGCGGGCTGGAGATCTCCGGGGGTATCGCCTACCTGGGTGCACTCCGGGGCGAACGGCTCTGGGCGGTGCCGCTCAAGGGCACGGAAGCCGGACAACCTGTGGCCTATTTCACAGGTCAGTACGGCCGGATCCGGGACGTCATCCGGGCACCCGATGGCAGGTTGTGGCTGCTCACAAACGGCAAAAACCCTGATTTTGCGCTGGTTTTGCGACTCTCACAGTGATTCAGGACCCCACAGGAGGGCCGATTTCACTTGCACCAAAAGTTCGTGTAGAGTTTCATGTCGTTGCGGAGATCAACGGGAAAGAAAAAGCCCGGGGATGGAAGCAAATAAGATGCACCTCTAGCTCAATTGGCAGAGCAATTGACTCTTAATCAATGGGTTCCGGGTTCAAGTCCCGGGGGGTGCACCACTGGGAAAACAGCCTCCGGTTTGTGGAAACACAGACCGGGGGCTGTTTTGTTTTGCCGGTCCACGTCATCCATTGCTGAGTACATGTCGTTTTCACGACTCAAAACGGCCGGTACGCAGCAATCGATGATGGCCGGGCACAAAAGGCCGACGGCGGGCGGCGGCCGGGCACAAAAGGCCGACGGCGGGCGGCGGCCGGGCACAAAAAAGCGCGGCCCTGGTTTTCCCAAACCAGGGCCGCGGTTGGCTTTGCTGCCTTCAGCACCAACGGCTATTTTGCGATGTTGTCCATGAGGGCTCCGGCGTTGCTGGGCGTCGTGGAGAACTGGCTGGCCAGTTCCCGGACCACAGCTTTGAGTTCCTGGCGGAGCAACTCAGGGTCGATCGAGGCCGATGCCAGGACCGAGCGCTCCATCTCCACGGCCTGGGCAACGGCTTCCTTGCCCTGCTCGGTCAGCGACACCACGTGGCTCCTGCGGTCCGAGGTGCTGCGCACCCGGGCAATGTGGCCGTGGGACTCAAGGCGGCTGAGGGTCTTGCCCATGGTCTGGGCCTGTACGCGGACGTACTGGGCAAGCTGGGCCTGGGTCATGGGTCCTTGCGCGGCAAGGACCTCGATGGCGATAACACCGGCATGGGTGAGGCCGATGGCGCCGAGTTTTTCGTTCCAGGAGTGCTCAACGAGTCGCGCAGCAGTGGACAGAAGGCGCCCTGTGGGCCAGTGATCCATATCAGGCATAGCAGCAAGTATAGCCAAATGCCGATTAGCACTCGTTCCACCTGCTTACTAGGCTGTTGTGTCCGCCCGCAACAAGGAGAAAAACAATGGCTGAAAGACTCGTTACCGGCGACAAGGCACCGGCTTTCACCCTGCAGGATTCCACCGGCAAGGACGTCAGCCTGGCCCCCCGGCCCGGCCGCTCCACCATCGTCTACTTCTACCCGGCAGCCTCCACTCCGGGCTGCACCAAAGAGGCGTGCGACTTCCGGGACAGCCTTGCCTCCCTGCAGGCTGCTTACTATGACGTCCTGGGGATCTCCCCCGACCCCGTCGACAAACTGGCAAAATTCGCGGACAAGGAGTCCTTGACGTTCCCGCTGCTTTCGGACGCCGACCACGCCGTGGCCGGGGCCTACGGCGCCTGGGGTGAAAAGAAGAACTACGGCAAGACGTATGAGGGCCTGATCCGGTCCACCATCGTGGTGGACCCGGACGGCAAGGTGGCACTGGCCCAGTACAACGTCCGGGCCACCGGCCACGTGGCCAAACTCCGCAGGGACCTCAACCTGGACGCCTGATCTGTTCCGCGCCTGCCCCGCCGCCAAACCCGGGGCCCGGCCCGGGCGTGGCCGCAGACCCCGCTACAATGGACACTGGCATCCGTCGTCGAACATCCTGTCTGGGTGTTCACGGCAGGACGCCGAGCGCGAGTGGTGAAATTGGCAGACACGCAGGATTTAGGTTCCTGTGCCTTCGGGCGTGGGGGTTCAAGTCCCCCCTTGCGCACACTGGATCCCCCGGCCCCCGGCCGGGGGATTCCTGCGTTAACACGCCGGCCGTTCCACCGCCAGTTTCTGCCCCGAATAGAAAAACTCCGAAGATCCACCCATCCGCCGCCGCCCACCCGGCGAATAGCCATTGAGACACCAGCCAAGGGCAGGTGCCCACCCCAAGGCAGGCTGCACGCCACGAACATACAGTCCGATGGCGGCAGGCAAACGATCCAAGGAGAACCCAAATGCAGACCTTCAAGCGCACCACTTTCACCGTCGCAGGCGTTGCAGCGGCCGCTCTGCTCAGCCTCACGGCATGCGGCGGTTCCGGCAGCACTTCCGGTTCCTCGGCGTCGTCGGCGCCGATGTCATCCGCCCCCAGCTCGAGCATGGCGTCCCCGTCCAGCTCCAGCATGGCGTCCCCGTCCGCAAGCTCCTCAGCAGGAAGCATGGACCCCGCCGCCAACCTGGTTGGCCCCGGCTGCGCCGCCTACGCCCAGCAGGTCCCCACCGGCGCAGGCTCGGTGGAGGGCATGGCCCTCGATCCGGTCGCGGTCGCAGCCTCCAACAACCCCATCCTGACCACGCTTACCGCGGCAGTTTCCGGCAAGCT
This region of Arthrobacter sp. DNA4 genomic DNA includes:
- the ilvD gene encoding dihydroxy-acid dehydratase, which gives rise to MSDAQTTTGNKPDIKPRSRVVTDGIHAAPARGMFRAVGMGDDDFAKPQVGVASSWNEITPCNLSLNRLAQGAKEGVHAGGGFPMQFGTISVSDGISMGHEGMHFSLVSREVIADSVETVMQAERIDGSVLLVSCDKSLPGMLMAAARLDLASVFLYAGSIMPGWVKLEDGSEKEVTLIDAFEAVGACAAGKMSMEDLTRIEKAICPGEGACGGMYTANTMACIGEALGMSLPGSAAPPSADRRRDEFARKSGEAVVNLLRLGITARDIMTREAFENAIAVTMAFGGSTNAVLHLLAIAREAEVELTLDDFNRIGDRIPHLGDLKPFGRYVMTDVDRIGGVPVIMKALLDAGLLHGNCLTVTGKTVAENLAAINPPDVDGKILRALDNPIHKTGGITILHGSMAPEGAVVKSAGFDADVFEGTARVFEREQGALDALDKGEIKAGDVVVIRYEGPKGGPGMREMLAITGAIKGAGLGKDVLLLTDGRFSGGTTGLCIGHVAPEAVDGGPIAFVKDGDRIRVDIAARTFDLLVDGAELEARKVGWEPLPARYTKGVLAKYAKLVHSASQGAWTG
- the ilvC gene encoding ketol-acid reductoisomerase: MTEMFYDDDADLSIIQGRKVAIVGYGSQGHAHALNLRDSGVEVVIALKDGSKSTAKAEDAGFTVKNVADAAEWADVIMILAPDQHQRAIYNDSIKDKLTDGKALAFAHGFNIRFGYIKAPEGVDVILVAPKAPGHTVRREFEAGRGIPDIIAVEQDASGNAWELAKSYAKAIGGTRAGVIKTTFTEETETDLFGEQAVLCGGVSQLVQYGFETLTEAGYQPQIAYFEVLHELKLIVDLMWEGGIAKQRWSVSDTAEYGDYVSGPRVITPEVKENMKAVLADIQSGAFAKRFIEDQDNGAVEFKELRAKAEQHPIEAVGRELRSLFSWQQQDVDYVEGSAAR
- a CDS encoding fasciclin domain-containing protein — translated: MQTFKRTTFTVAGVAAAALLSLTACGGSGSTSGSSASSAPMSSAPSSSMASPSSSSMASPSASSSAGSMDPAANLVGPGCAAYAQQVPTGAGSVEGMALDPVAVAASNNPILTTLTAAVSGKLNPKVDLVDTLNGGEFTVFAPVDDAFKKIDPATIETLKTDDALLSKILTYHVVPGQITPDKIAGTHATVEGGSVTVTGSGDNLKVDNANVVCGGVKTKNATVYLIDSVLMPK
- the bcp gene encoding thioredoxin-dependent thiol peroxidase yields the protein MAERLVTGDKAPAFTLQDSTGKDVSLAPRPGRSTIVYFYPAASTPGCTKEACDFRDSLASLQAAYYDVLGISPDPVDKLAKFADKESLTFPLLSDADHAVAGAYGAWGEKKNYGKTYEGLIRSTIVVDPDGKVALAQYNVRATGHVAKLRRDLNLDA
- a CDS encoding sorbosone dehydrogenase family protein, which encodes MRRPQASALHGADGSSRRKARRIAAGLPCLALFLVLAACTGTPGPPAPGTNPAGADTPPGAAVASPASPATESAGTAPVPAAPAVQDRLELQLDTPWAAVFLPDGTAVISERGTALLKAVRDGTATTIGKVPDVVPAGEGGLLGLALSPHFEADRSLYAYTTTREDNRVVRLTVERSADGSLTLGPPQTVFAGIPKAGTHNGGRIRFGPDGFLYVGTGDAQRREQAQDPAALGGKILRLTPDGAPAPGNPFGNAVYSLGHRNVQGLAWDQAGRLWASEFGPDVDDELNLILPGANYGWPEVTGTPHRTGFEDAKVVWPSTRESSPSGLEISGGIAYLGALRGERLWAVPLKGTEAGQPVAYFTGQYGRIRDVIRAPDGRLWLLTNGKNPDFALVLRLSQ
- the ilvN gene encoding acetolactate synthase small subunit, with the protein product MSRHTLSVLVEDKPGVLTRVASLFARRAFNINSLAVGPTEVPGVSRMTVVVDADGDLIEQVTKQLNKLVNVIKIVELTPESSVQRDHILVKVRADAATRLQVTQAADLFRASVVDVSTDSVVIEATGHPEKLTALLSVLEPFGIREIVQSGTLAVGRGSRSMSDRALRSA
- a CDS encoding MarR family winged helix-turn-helix transcriptional regulator — protein: MDHWPTGRLLSTAARLVEHSWNEKLGAIGLTHAGVIAIEVLAAQGPMTQAQLAQYVRVQAQTMGKTLSRLESHGHIARVRSTSDRRSHVVSLTEQGKEAVAQAVEMERSVLASASIDPELLRQELKAVVRELASQFSTTPSNAGALMDNIAK